The window AATGTCTACCTATCattaccttttcttttctccctCTGTTATGGAGCAATACAGAAGGTggaaatgtttatattttactacAGTTTTACCTTTCTTTTAGTGAATTTTACCATAGCCCTATCAAACTCTGCTCGTTTTTCAGTGGCGATATCATAGTACTTCACCTTTTCCTACAGATCAGAAACCATAATGCATCAGAAATGGCAACAGTGCTTCGTAACAAGCTGCACTTCAGGTGAATGCTCAAACTTACAACGTAACAAGCACATTTGAATCAAGCAACATTATGAATGCAGTAACTCAGAGCAACCAAGTTACATAGGATGAAGACCATGACAAGACATGaaagagaaaacaaataatgcaGGACCCAAAATCTATTCATCGAGATACTTGCTTCATCTCACGCATCAAAAAGGGATGTACTGCCTCATCTAAATAAAGTGGAAGAAGTACGTAACTTTTCTCCTATTTACTTTCCAATTTGTCTACACAATATAGTTTCAAGAGAGTGTAGATTCTCCccaaatcataaaattagtcaCTAAGCTCTCAGATGAATAGCTGCAAAAGTTAGATCATAAACCTCATATGTCATCGTATTCCACTTCTCCCCACATGCTTTCCCGATCTGCAATAACGCTGTAACCATGACATTTTCACACTAAACCAGAAACATAAACAACAGATGATTAGTCCATATTGGGTCTCTGCAGTACATACATGACACATTGACTTGATATCAGGATTCATCTCTTGATATTCCTTACGAAAATCCTGCCTGGAACATCAAAAATTCATTGCAGAGAGGTGTTCAGGTGCAAAACTGCAATTTCGGTATCTTCTCAAGATTTGGTGAATTCGAAAGAGTATTTTCATACTTAAAGTGTTTCGCTTAAAATCTATGACAAACCACTCAACGATAGCAAGCTCTTCCATATACTAAACAACAGCAGATGCAATATTGGAAAAGTAAAACAAGTTCACAACAAACCTCAGCCAGCAAGAACAACCAACTACAATACATCAAAAGATAACAACCTTTTTTCAGCACACAAAACTTGAACTGAATTCAACTTGGAAGACGAATAAAGGGAATTCAGAATCATTCAATTGCTAGTTAAACAGTGTTGAACATCCAATAAAAGCTGCATTTTgttctctaccttttttccccaaaatacATCAATAAGACCTAATTATCACACTCTAAAAcacttcaattcttcaaaaCAAAGCCACACACACATTGAATCAATATAGTGAAGTAGAAACATACATAATTTTCCATGATTTCTACATAAATTGACAAACGAAATACGTACAGGAAATAGAAGAAAGCCGGTGGAGGTTTCTTAGGTTTCATGGCGTCAATTTTCGATATAATTTTTCGCGCCGTCTTCTTCCTTCCAGCCTTCTTCTTGGTCTCACCATGATTCAATAGCACGCCAATTTTCCtttggaagaaaagaaaaaggctCTGTCAGCACATTTTGGGCGGAAAATTGATGAAACTAAAACTTGTTTTACCCGTTAGTTTTGGTAGAAGTGGAAGCTGATGAAGTTGTCGTTTTAATTTTAGTCAtctcggcggcggcggcgattgATCGTGGCGGAGGGCTCTGCGGCGACCGATCGGTGAGTGGAAAATGCGCACGAGCGGAATTTGGGGAAATCAATGATAGGAtaagaaaatgagaatatacttttattactataaaattttcaatgcAATTTTTTGGCagttgtattattttattaatcaaattttcaaatatttttcaaaaaagaaaaattgtactcctaCAGTCCTACGTCATGTTATTAGACTCAATAATTACTAGGATGAAAGTTTGATGTATgtttagaaaatgatattgaattatgaaattaaagaaaatggaacaaaaaatattagtactaagagcatccccatctgtgctcttagctaagagcatggaagtgggcccggacccacttttactgcttgtccttagctaagagcacaacacccacattcgtgctcttagctaaggatgttctcaagggtcccaccattctattattataaaaacatttccacaatattaaaatgcattaaaatatccgaaatactattacaaattacaaaataattaaaaattacataattaaaatcctaaaaattaaaaattatacaaataaaatcctaaaaattaaaaattacactactcgttgccgaatttcgcccaaatgtgattgattagatctttttgtagctcagtgtgggctcttgtatcgcgcattgtgtgtcttctttccatcctctcgttcaccgtcgtatgcacacctcggcgtgggggagacctcgcggttgagcttccggcttcatcctcgtcGTAAAAGTTACCCGCCATCGGTCCTTCGTcagctataatcatgttgtgcaagataatgcacgtgtacatgatgtcggcgataTTCTTAACGTACCAAAGCCGAGAAAGGgacttcacaatgttgaatcggccttgaaggacaccaaaagctctttcgacgtctttccgagcagactcttgacgctgcgcaaaaagaatccgtctcggctcttgtggattgctgaacgacttcacgaaagtcgaccaccttgggtagataccatcggcgagatagtaacccatgtggtatgcatttccgttgacggtgaagtcgatcgccggtgctacaccattcaaaacatcatcgaagagtggtgaagaatataacacgttcaagtcgttgttggatccggcaacaccgaaatatgcgtgccaaatccataggcggtagtcggcgaccgcttcaaggataagcgTTGGGCCGCCACCTTTGTGCCCGCTTAAGTGTTGCCCCCTCCAAGCAgtcgggcaattcttccacttccaatgcatgcagtcaatgTTGCCTAGCATACCGGGAAAACCGTGGACTGTTTCGTGAAGACGAAGCAACCGTTGACAATCGTCGGTGGTGGGTGCCCGAAGGAATTCCTCGCCGAAAGCAGAACGAACGCCGTCGCAAAAACTCTTGAGGCATAGGATTCCAGTTGACTCACcgacatgcaaatactcgtcgaagaggtcagccgtttgcccaatagcaagttgtcggatggcacaagtacacttttgcaacgcCGTGAGACTTTGTCGACCGGTTGCGTCTGCACCttcttgaaaatattcaacgcgggtggacaatgtgttgacaatacgcataaacaaccgtTTTGACATGCGAAAACGGCGCCGAAAGTAATCTTGTGGATACCGCGTGgtcggaaaaatagtcggcaaagagcctttcatgggctccctctcgatcacgagggatgtagcgacgttttgctctagttggttgaggaggaggggcgttggcggcgacataggcttcataggcggcacgatattgttcataatattcttgttcttcgcgctccgcttccgcaatgagattggtgaaatccatttttgaattttttagagagagtttgggtgagagaggaagatgtagatgattagtatgaaaaagtatgaatgagagataatttgatgtgaaaagtggatgatgaatgtgtgtatttatagatgattttgggattaaaaaaaatcaaaaaaatccaaaaaaaaacgtctataaacggctctatttttttgggaatccaaaaatatatattttttttttttggtattattttgaattatttatgaattttaaaaaaaaaattaaaatttgaatttgccAACGactatgccgttggccaataaaAACACGCCACGTatggctgctcagcggcacggacgtgctcttagctaagagcagcgccgtgccgctggcacggacggacaacTCTCATCGGCGGACGGACTAGCtcgtgctcagcggcacggacggacggacaAGATCTTCaaaccgctgcggatgctctaagtacTACTCCTCCGTaaacactaattaaaattaaattttaatatttcaaagttttttattaaaattgataaaatcacTAAAACTGCATGAATAATTTGGCAAACGtgtcatcaattaatttaagacaCTTCTCTCTTTTGagtcatactccctccatccctgaTAATTCGTCTCACTTTGATCGGGCatggttttaagaaatgtaatgaaaagtgagttgaaaaagttaatggaacgtgtgtcctatttttgtatattagttttataatatgatgtgagtaagaatgagttagtggaatatgaggtccactaccaaaaatagtaaaatgtgaaatgagacaaattatgtgggacggttcgaaataaaaaaataggacaaattatctgggacggagggaataaatATTGCCCATTTTTCAACTATGTATATATGGTtcttgtttatattttgtagtattcaaatttttagtttcttttctatatactttttcttctattttttgcCTTTATCTAAAATAGAGTTTTGGGTGTTTTCTGAACAGTAGTTTCGAGTtgattatactccatattagtagtattttttttggttggaCTGGAATTTCGAATTTCAGCTCTAgattacaattaattaaagcaTGTAACTTCTATTCAGTTCACCTTCGGcccaataaaaatttgattgagCTTGTTTAGTGAAATTCGTTgcatggagtataaattaattgacCTTGAaatcatgttattcaattttctctgtgaaataaatcaataatacaAATGTCAATAAGCTTCAAACTATgttatattagtactatactcctatatataaaAGTTCATTTTCCTTAAAACTTCGTAAGATGTAAGAATATCATTCATATAACTATCAATTAAATCTTTACACTAAGTAATACTCATATTATGATGCATccaaactataaaaaaagGCATTTCCGATATAGAAGTTATAACTAAATtcgagtatatattttaacttaattataatatcatgTTTTTAGGGCACATTTGCCTTTATAGCTAGGTTTTTGCATGCATAAATAGTGAAGTTTTCTCTATGTATACCATACGATAAAAGTTAACGTtactctaaaataaataaaaaaaatcattaaatgcTTCCAATCTTGATGACATAATCAAAAATCTAAAACACTACCACCACGCTTGTTCATAACTGATTTAGTTTAATTGgaaatttgttgattatgtACAGATCTTTCCGGAACTTTCCTTAATACAAACACACTTGCCTCAGTACAAACATCTTGTAACTTTCCTTAATTACATGAACTCATAACTCAATTTCACTTTACTTTGACTTGATTCTTacacaaaaaatgaattacCCAAAACTGTAGTAAAATTTTGGTAGTGTGGGAGATTTATCCAATTTTGATGTGTCCGTAGGAGTGTTGGAGAATCATAAGAACAAAAAACACAACTGAATCGAGAACTAATCTACTATCAACATTAAATCATGTAGATCTATATGTTCACataaaaaccctaattttgatCGAGAACCTCCAATTTTGTATTCAACAATTTGTACGAGTGTGGAAGTATCAAAGgcataaaaacaacacaattgaATTGAGAATTAATCTGATATCAACGTAAAATGTGACAGTACATGATAGTGATATGAAGATAGcataaaagccctaattttgGAGATGAATGTATTCACATAATTAGGGTGATCGACAATTCTGATGTAATCAATTGAAGAAGGCAAGAGCTTCTTCAACATCCCAAAAGCTATCTGTTTCGATCACAATGTCATGATCTGCTGCGATGAGTTGTTGAAGTGCTGCATCCATCACAAACTCATCTGCTGCCATCAGatttgaggaagaagaagaaggttgTTCATCATGAATTGACAATGGAAGGCCGCAATTGTTGGGATTTTGTTCAACCTTTTTGTCCAAGGAGTTGAGCAATTGCTCCAATTGGTGGAGTTGCAGACGATCGTCGTTGCCGTAAGGCAATCTCCTCTTCGCCGCCGGAGAGTTGATGAGAGCCTCGACGGAGGGATGGCCGAAGGAGTAGAGTTTGCCGGCGGGAGACTTGACCAGAATTGCGATCTCGACGCCGCATAGGATGGAGAGCTCGGTGGCTTTGCGGAAAAGGCCGCCGCGGCGCTTGGTAAACGCAACTTGAAGACTGCTTTTCTTCTCGATTTTCTTCATCGCAATCTTCCTTCGACCAAGCGTTTTTTTCTGAGGATTTTCCATTGCTAGATCAGAAACAAGAATGAAGAGTAGAAATTAGACGTGTGAATTGCTGGGTTAACAATTCTATATTTATAGCCGTTTGCTGTAATTAATCAAACTTTCCTTCttactctcttactttcctTCTTACTCTCTTACTCTCCTTGCGATTACCAAACCGGAAAACCTTCCCATACTgcaaaaaaactaaactagTAGCTTAATTTAGTTCTCCtaatatttgtaataatatttgtcTAGTTAATTACTCCCTAAATACTAAATAGCATGTTTAATAAGTACTAGTGTTGACAAGTACTACTACTGTATATTTCAGTAAAATAGAATATCGATGTGAATAATCATATGAAGTGATTTCCGTAATCATTTTTCCAATAATCGAATTCTTTTACTGCTTCTATCTCACTCTGAATCACACTATTATAAcgattctataaatataagtaatattttactccgtccgtccacaaacaatagatctattgttgttcggcacgggttttaatatagaattagtaaagtaagagagatgaagagaaaaagtaggtaaagtaagggagataaggagaaaaagtgagtaaagtatgagagagaagaaaaagtgggaaaagtacgagagataaactttccatttttagagagtgatctattttttgtggacatcccaaaatggcaaaagtgatctattttttttggacggagggagtattatttagtaaACAAacgttttattattattataaaaatttgtaacaAAAACTATGtaatttgtttggattttagTATGTcctacaattttaaaaattagtttaaaaaattaagaattttggatttgtatTTTCAACCAATATAGTCCAAAAAATTGAGATTAAGTTTGTAGTAAAATGagtagtgtttttttttctggaaCAAGAATATAGTTTcagatatttttgaaaatataaaaaaaaaaacttgtcaaagataaataaataaaaaactgaaTTCCCAAGTAAGGAAAATTGATGAATGGTGATAATTCAAACGTTGTGCAGTGTAAGTTGATTTGAATTACCCGGCAGTATCTACATTCATGAAACTGATAAATTACAATAGTCCTCAAACTAAAAGCTAAACTCACAGCAAAGAATGCAAAAATCCCTCGTTTGGATTTTCCCAGAGTGCGAAATCAGACGAGAGAGCGCCTCTGATCAGCCGTGTATATGGTAGATTTCTAACATGATCAGGGCTTGAATGCAGAAAATGCTACAACGGAGTTGTGCCCGCCAAATCcaaatgaatttgaaatcgCTGCATATGATAACAATCACAAACAAATTAAGAAACCCGTAATGTATGTCTCCACACGAGAGAGATCACCGGATGATGTAGGTAGGGGAAATTGGAGTTGGGAAGCATCTTACCAACATTGACTTCGTGTTGCTTCTTCTTGTTTGCAACAGTGTCGAACTCAACAGAAGGCTCTGGATTCTACGTGAGTAATTATAGACGGTAGTTAATGTTGTGTATAAAGCTAAAAGAGGGTGGCTGAATCTGAAAGAGCTCCATTTTAAATGCATTAGCACTGTGGACTTAcaaattgatttattgaaGGGTGAAGCCAGCCTGTTGTGATGGCTTTCACGGTTGCTATGGCTTCCAAACCACCGGCAGCACCTAGGCAGTGCCCTATCATCGACtggaataaaatgaaaaaatgagaacTCTACCATCTGTCACGTACTCAAGCAAAGATTACGAGCATAGCACAAATACAGAGCTTCGGGGCTTACCTTGGttgcattaatttttatatctcTAGTGTCCTTGAATACCTTCTTGATAGCATTTATCTCGGCTAAATCACCAACAAGAGTGGAAGTTGCATGGGCGTTTATATAGTTAACCTGAAAGAGTTTAAGGACTTGAATCTGTTACTACTGCAAAAGCATTCAAGGCAATAACATTTTAGATGGGTCCAGACATGGATTGATATTCAGTTACATTTTATTTCCAGTGGCATCTCATAGCCTCTACAATTTTTGCCAGAATATCAGAGGGGCACAATAAGAGTTTCTGTAGgaacagtgaaaaatgaaacaaagtaGAACTTAGACTAGGAAATTCCTTGAACTGTTAATTTGCACTTGGAgcatttttgtttaatttcctTACGTATAGTTGGTGGATGCAGGAAAAACAAAcagaacaaaaaaatgaattgtttgGGAAGAAATCGCACCTCCTCAGGGGAAACACCTGCATCTTCAAGGGCACTCAAGATGCATGAAGATACACCAAGCCCATCAGCCCTGGGATCAGTCATGTGATAAGCATCACAAGTTACAGCACCGCCCAAATACTCTGCAATTATTGGCGCACCTCGCTTCATTGCATGTTCCAGACTTTCCATAACCTGTTGAGGAATTTGACAAAAGTAAAGGTCAGGCAATTGATTCAGAGATAATGTATTCTGCTCAGCATCAACCTTTTacccacatatatatagtcagCATCTAGCACAAACTTTTAAAGGAAGATCAAGATAATCCATTGATAGTAGTAAATTCATATACAATGACAGAATTCATCCAATATTCAAAAGTAATGGCAAGGAGGGAAAGAAactgaagaaagaaaagatcTAAAGGGTCTTAACTgcctttgttttcttttccaatATAATTCACTATTCATGTTTCAACTAAACCGTCTCCCTTATCCTTATATAGGCTTGATACTTGTGCTCCATCATGCACACCTGTATAAGTATTATATGTACAATGGATGTGTGGGCCAACCAACTGTAGCTCTCATATGATTCATAACCCCTAAATACCACGAGTCAATATTATACACAGACAACTATTTTAGATCATTGGTTCTATTCCAACTCTACTTAATAGCCTGTAAATCCAATATGAATGCGCACATAGTACATACATAAATATGGATATGCAGTACATTCTACACAATGAGGAGAGAAACCCATTCCGATGTTTCAACACACTGCCCACATGCAGTTGGCATAACAAGTCATGGATATGTTCCAAGGAACACATCTCAGCATCTGAATTAATGTTCTCccacaaaatgtcaactaCTTCTCCGCACAGTAAACAAATGATCACAACTcattcacacacacagagAGTGGAACTAACTTACCAAGACTCCAGCACCTTCACCCATCACAAAGCCATCTCGATCTTGGTCCCATGGCCTAGAAGCAGTTTTCGGGTCATCATTTCTTTGAGATAGAGCTCTGCATGCAACAAAACCTCCCAGTCCAATTGGAATAATGGCAGCTTCAGTCCCACCTACTACCATCAAATCTGCTTCACCTCTACGAATGTGATTCGCAGCCGCATAAAAGCAATAATTTGAAGTAGCACAAGCCGTTGAAATCGAATAGTTTGGGCCCATCAAGCCAAGATCAATTGCTAGCAATGCAGATCCCATGTTCGTTATGGCATAAGGTATGAAAAATGGAGTAATCTTCCTGTGACCCTTCTCAATTAGAGCCTGAACACCATCAGAAAATACACTAAGACCTCCCATTCCTGTCCCAACCAGAACACCCGCTCGAATCTTGTCAATCTGCAGTTGGAACAAAACAGACTTCAGATAACTGTGACTTTAATGAGAAGAGAACACTAACAACTTTCACATGGGCAGAAGAATTTAAAAGGTCTAAAAAACAATCAGTCAAGTTTATTCTTAAGGCTAAACATCAAATCTCAGGCTTCCATATCAAATtctgataaaaataaatcaagtcATCCAATCATTCAATGTTGCTAAGCAATTCGAACAGAATCACCGATGTAAAAAAAGCAAACTGAAGCTTAATATTTTAAGTTCCGGCATTTATTCATCCAGTTCAACCAATCAAACTACTCATAAACAAATCAACAGTAACTCAGAAACATAAATAAGCACAATCCAACAAgaaaacacctaattaaagAACACTGGGAACTTTCACATGAGAAGAAGAATTACAAAAAGGCCTAAAAAATAATCAGccaaattctaattaaaattaatcaattcatgCATTCATTCAATGGTGCTAAGCAATTCGATCAGAATCATCGATGTAAAAAAGCAAACAGAAgcttaattttttaagttccGGCATTTATTCATCCAGTTCAACCAATCAACTACtcataaaaaatcaacagTAACTCAAAACATAACTAAGCAAAATCCAAACCAGAAAACACCTAATCAAAACCACAATTCTCCAAAATTTTAACTGAATCGAGCACCGGAATCACCAGTTACCTTGTCAAGCTTTTCGCCGCCGAGATCCGCGCTCTCGAGCGCCTTCTTCCCCGCAACAATGCAGTACCTCAAGCAATCGTCCAATCTCCGATCGTTTTTGCCATCGATGTATCCCTCCGCCTGGAAGCCCCTAATCTGCCCGCCGAATCGCGTGGGGAATTTGGAGGCATCGAAGCGGTCTATGAGAGTGATGCCGCTCTCACCGGCCAGCAGCTTTTCGTAGTAGGCGTCCACATCGTTCCCGAACACGGAGACGAGCCCCATTCCCGTGATCACCACGCGCTTCTTCGGGTCCGTCTCGCGCTTGGGCGCCGCGGCCGTCGATGCGGAGACTGTGAGAGGGCGCCTCTTCTTAGCTGTGGCTCTGGCATTGTAGCTGGGTAGAGCGGCGGAGTGCTGCCGCGAGCGGCGGAGGGTTTCGAGCGGGGAGGGGTGGAGGAAGGCGGTGGATTGGAGGGCTTGCatggcggcggaggcggaggcggagtTTGCGATGAAATGAAATCAATTTGGTGATGAAATGCAGCAATGGAGTGAGGAGAAGCAGTTGGATTTGTTAGCTCTGATGGTGACtgctcttcaatttttttcctttcttagCCAACAAAAATTAGGCCAAACTTTGTGTGCAATAAATACACCCTATCATGAGTTGCAATATCATGAAAACAAATTAGTAGATCGGACCTAATGAATAAGGTCGTTGCAGAATCGAAAGACAAAGGCTACGCGTTCGTCGTTGCTATCTATGGATAACATGCGAAACATATAAGTGAATCCAATCATTGGAGAAAGTTGTCGCGCCGGGACAATGAAAACAACTCAAATATTCGAATTTAATAGAGTTTTGTGACTTTTGTGGAAAGACTTTGGGATCGGCCGAAAAGACCCATCGAGAAACGACAAATTCGCAACTGAGTAGGTAAAAACTATGTATATCATGTttaaatatgagaaaatttATTGAGTTGTGTACCTAAGGTGCTATTTTTTCCGAAGTCCATAAGAATATTTAAGTGTATGGAAATTACTACGAAAAACACGACTAAACCTTGTAAGTGTAGTAGATGAAAGTATCTTTTCACAAGACAAAGTAGTATAACACTTTTGGCTAGTGCTTTTGGACTGAAGTATTATAGTCTCTAGAAATAAAACGACTTCCTCATAACATTCAGAGTCGTCCCAAATCCGCTAGACATCAATAAACTTGACAGTATTCAAAAAATCGAGCAAACAATGCTTCTAAAAATACGTACTTAGTACTTGAGGTCACTGGTTCAAACCCCGTCACCCGCTGGGAGTCTTTCAGCCTTAAGCCGCAAGTCCGGTCAAGCAAGATTAGTCGAATTCCGCCAAAAGGCGGGTTCCGTACACCTGTGgttaaacccaaaaaaaaaattgctgaGAAGGTGTGTACGTACTCAAAATAAttgtgtaaaataaaatttaatatataatccaAATCTATTATTGTGGCGGGTATACTTTCCTTacccaaattattttattatttgaaatttaaaaagaaaaaaaggccAATGGCAATGGCTGCTGCCACAGCTGCTGCTTCTGGTTTCTTCCTTCGTACTTCTCTATCTCAATCCTCTTTCACCACTAGACCACACGCTCTCTTCGTCAAAGCTTCATCTGTAGGttccttcttctctctcaatctACAACATTCCGCATCTTTCTCAATTCGGTTCTGATTTGCGTTATCCGAATTTGGCTTTTGCTCTACTTGATTGGTGGTCGCAGATGGAGGGAAGCGAGATTAAGGAGGAAGCGAACCAGCGCGTTagtgagagaaagaagatattcGTTGCCGGTGCAACTGGAAGCACGGGGAAGAGGATAGTGGAGCAGCTTTTGGCGAAGGGATTTGCTGTGAAAGCG is drawn from Salvia hispanica cultivar TCC Black 2014 chromosome 6, UniMelb_Shisp_WGS_1.0, whole genome shotgun sequence and contains these coding sequences:
- the LOC125192700 gene encoding high mobility group B protein 14-like; this translates as MTKIKTTTSSASTSTKTNGKIGVLLNHGETKKKAGRKKTARKIISKIDAMKPKKPPPAFFYFLQDFRKEYQEMNPDIKSMCHIGKACGEKWNTMTYEEKVKYYDIATEKRAEFDRAMVKFTKRKESGDFDEDESDLDADSDFDG
- the LOC125195447 gene encoding agamous-like MADS-box protein AGL61, which gives rise to MENPQKKTLGRRKIAMKKIEKKSSLQVAFTKRRGGLFRKATELSILCGVEIAILVKSPAGKLYSFGHPSVEALINSPAAKRRLPYGNDDRLQLHQLEQLLNSLDKKVEQNPNNCGLPLSIHDEQPSSSSSNLMAADEFVMDAALQQLIAADHDIVIETDSFWDVEEALAFFN
- the LOC125191917 gene encoding 3-oxoacyl-[acyl-carrier-protein] synthase I, chloroplastic-like — protein: MQALQSTAFLHPSPLETLRRSRQHSAALPSYNARATAKKRRPLTVSASTAAAPKRETDPKKRVVITGMGLVSVFGNDVDAYYEKLLAGESGITLIDRFDASKFPTRFGGQIRGFQAEGYIDGKNDRRLDDCLRYCIVAGKKALESADLGGEKLDKIDKIRAGVLVGTGMGGLSVFSDGVQALIEKGHRKITPFFIPYAITNMGSALLAIDLGLMGPNYSISTACATSNYCFYAAANHIRRGEADLMVVGGTEAAIIPIGLGGFVACRALSQRNDDPKTASRPWDQDRDGFVMGEGAGVLVMESLEHAMKRGAPIIAEYLGGAVTCDAYHMTDPRADGLGVSSCILSALEDAGVSPEEVNYINAHATSTLVGDLAEINAIKKVFKDTRDIKINATKSMIGHCLGAAGGLEAIATVKAITTGWLHPSINQFNPEPSVEFDTVANKKKQHEVNVAISNSFGFGGHNSVVAFSAFKP